The Rhodococcus triatomae genome includes a window with the following:
- the rplI gene encoding 50S ribosomal protein L9, translating into MKLILTADVEHLGAPGDTVEVKDGYGRNYLLPRGLAIVATRGAQKQVEGIRRAQEARAVRGLDHANELKAAIERLESVSLSVKTAGDSGKLFGSVTAADVAGAVKAAGGPVVDKRSIELPKAHIKATGKHAVVVNLHPDVVAKFTLDVVSA; encoded by the coding sequence ATGAAGCTGATTCTCACCGCTGACGTCGAACACCTCGGTGCGCCTGGCGACACCGTGGAGGTCAAGGACGGCTACGGCCGCAACTACCTGCTGCCCCGCGGCCTGGCGATCGTCGCCACCCGCGGAGCCCAGAAGCAGGTCGAGGGCATTCGTCGTGCCCAGGAGGCTCGCGCCGTGCGTGGCCTCGACCATGCCAACGAGCTCAAGGCCGCCATCGAGCGCCTCGAGTCCGTGTCGCTGTCGGTGAAGACCGCCGGCGACAGCGGCAAGCTGTTCGGTTCGGTCACCGCGGCCGATGTCGCCGGTGCCGTCAAGGCTGCCGGTGGCCCGGTCGTCGACAAGCGCAGCATCGAGCTGCCGAAGGCTCACATCAAGGCGACGGGCAAGCATGCCGTCGTCGTGAACCTGCACCCCGACGTGGTTGCGAAGTTCACTCTGGACGTCGTTTCCGCCTAG
- a CDS encoding TetR/AcrR family transcriptional regulator, producing the protein MSREPSERATPLTMERIVGAAVDLADREGMDAVSMRKVAEELGSGTMSLYRHVPTKDALVVAMVDAVTEEYAYPDSPEPNWRESLQILGRRDWDMYAAHPWMAEATTKPVASPAMVRSMEWALDAIAELELPLEDAASAILTVSTYVQGSARIALAVPAGTDIGAAWNETMKGVPLTGRPMLSELTRQLASLDAETMMLSGLDMVLDGIAARAARRGRLADGP; encoded by the coding sequence ATGAGCAGGGAACCATCCGAACGTGCGACACCCCTGACGATGGAACGGATCGTCGGGGCAGCCGTCGACCTCGCCGACCGCGAAGGCATGGACGCGGTGTCGATGCGCAAGGTTGCCGAAGAGCTGGGGTCGGGAACCATGTCCCTGTACCGGCACGTGCCGACCAAGGACGCGCTCGTCGTCGCGATGGTCGATGCCGTCACCGAGGAGTACGCGTACCCGGATTCACCCGAACCGAACTGGCGCGAGAGCCTGCAGATCCTGGGCCGTCGGGACTGGGACATGTACGCCGCCCATCCCTGGATGGCGGAGGCGACCACCAAGCCGGTCGCCAGCCCCGCGATGGTCCGGTCGATGGAATGGGCACTGGATGCGATCGCCGAACTCGAACTGCCCCTCGAGGATGCGGCGAGTGCCATCCTCACCGTCAGCACCTACGTACAGGGCAGCGCGCGTATCGCCCTCGCGGTTCCCGCGGGCACCGATATCGGCGCCGCCTGGAACGAGACGATGAAAGGCGTGCCGTTGACCGGCCGTCCGATGCTGTCGGAGTTGACCAGGCAGTTGGCATCGCTCGATGCCGAGACGATGATGCTCTCCGGATTGGACATGGTGCTCGACGGCATCGCCGCTCGCGCCGCCCGCCGCGGTCGCCTCGCGGATGGACCGTGA
- a CDS encoding MFS transporter: MSTTPDNPAAPENPARTDTATTTPRRAWFALTALVLPVLLASMDLSVLYLAMPAIGLDLDPTAGQALWMIDIYGFLLAGLLVTMGNVGDRIGRRKLLMIGAVVFGIGSVAAAFAPTAEMLIAARALMGIGGATLMPSTLSLIRSMFADDRDRTRAIAIWTGAFAGGSALGPLIGGVLLEFFSWGSVFLINVPVLAVLLIAIPILVPEYRSPDPGRLDPVSVVLSLAAVLPLVWAIKQAAEHLAVDAGTVAAAAVGVVSAYVFVRRQRRIETPLVDITLFHNHHFSAAVVSGALSLFALTGVLLFMAQHLQLVAGHGPLVAALWNLPALVAVAIGSVTAPALAERFGRPAVFRAALSTAAVGLAVMAMTPSDGSLTVIVLGSAILGFGLSPVMALATDLVVGSAPRERAGAASAVSETGNELGAALGIAVMGSVGAAVYRATIDLPSPLPAPVEDAAGATLPGALAAADGLPAEVAGQIAEAARTAFVQGMSVAALSGAVVLAGLAVVVPRLLRRR; this comes from the coding sequence GTGTCCACCACCCCTGACAACCCGGCAGCCCCCGAAAACCCGGCGCGCACCGACACGGCGACCACCACCCCGAGGCGCGCCTGGTTCGCGCTCACCGCCCTCGTCCTCCCGGTCCTGCTCGCCTCGATGGACCTGTCGGTGCTCTACCTGGCCATGCCCGCCATCGGCCTCGACCTCGACCCCACGGCCGGACAGGCCCTGTGGATGATCGACATCTACGGATTCCTGCTCGCCGGACTGCTGGTCACCATGGGCAACGTCGGCGATCGGATCGGCCGCAGAAAACTCCTGATGATCGGCGCCGTCGTCTTCGGAATCGGCTCCGTCGCAGCAGCCTTCGCGCCCACCGCCGAGATGCTCATCGCGGCGCGGGCGCTGATGGGCATCGGCGGAGCCACTCTCATGCCGTCGACCCTGTCGCTGATCCGGTCCATGTTCGCCGACGATCGCGACCGCACGCGCGCCATCGCGATCTGGACCGGTGCCTTCGCCGGCGGTAGCGCCCTCGGCCCGCTGATCGGCGGGGTTCTGCTCGAATTCTTCTCGTGGGGTTCGGTATTCCTCATCAACGTCCCCGTCCTCGCCGTCCTGCTGATCGCCATTCCGATCCTCGTTCCCGAGTACCGGTCCCCGGACCCGGGTCGCCTCGATCCGGTGAGCGTCGTACTGTCCCTGGCTGCGGTGCTGCCGCTGGTATGGGCGATCAAGCAGGCTGCCGAGCACCTGGCGGTCGACGCCGGAACCGTCGCGGCGGCCGCGGTCGGAGTGGTCTCTGCATACGTGTTCGTCCGGCGCCAGCGGCGGATCGAGACCCCTCTGGTGGATATCACCCTGTTCCACAACCACCATTTCAGCGCGGCCGTGGTGTCCGGCGCGCTGTCCCTGTTCGCCCTCACCGGCGTGCTGCTGTTCATGGCGCAGCATCTGCAACTGGTCGCCGGACACGGCCCACTCGTCGCGGCGCTGTGGAACCTGCCCGCGCTGGTCGCGGTCGCGATCGGGTCGGTGACGGCCCCGGCGCTCGCCGAAAGATTCGGCAGGCCGGCGGTTTTCCGTGCCGCGCTGTCCACGGCCGCGGTCGGCCTGGCAGTCATGGCGATGACTCCCTCGGACGGGTCGCTGACCGTGATCGTGCTCGGGTCCGCCATCCTCGGATTCGGCCTCAGCCCCGTCATGGCGCTGGCCACCGATCTGGTGGTGGGTTCCGCACCGCGTGAGCGGGCCGGGGCGGCGTCGGCGGTGTCGGAGACGGGCAACGAACTGGGTGCAGCACTGGGAATCGCCGTCATGGGCAGCGTCGGCGCCGCCGTCTACCGGGCGACGATCGACCTGCCGTCGCCCCTGCCCGCGCCTGTCGAAGATGCCGCGGGTGCGACCCTCCCCGGCGCACTGGCCGCGGCCGACGGCCTGCCGGCCGAGGTGGCCGGCCAGATCGCCGAGGCGGCCCGCACCGCATTCGTGCAGGGTATGAGCGTGGCGGCGCTCTCGGGCGCGGTGGTGCTGGCCGGGCTGGCCGTCGTCGTACCGCGGCTGCTGCGCCGACGGTGA
- a CDS encoding glycosyltransferase family 87 protein, translating into MVRQLSRLVGGPLGRHALVGRETFLTPMRVLLLLGVVFLALGWFAKAPCIQQGPVGADGALGLDWSGSRQYVAMCYSDTVPLYGAERLDQGAFPYKKSWEETSSDGHVQVRYMEYPVLSGLYQYGSMVVAKAWDAVPWLPGALQVVIYFNVVALGLSLAWLVTLWSTALLAGRRVWDAALVACSPLVIVHAFTNFDPLATAFAAGGLLAWARKRPVLAGVLLGLGGAAKLYPLLLLGPLLVLCLRVGRVRDWTRTALGAVAGWLAVNLPIAVLFPRGWAEFLRLNSERGADPDSIYNVLSSFTGWAGFDGPLAHGEAPTILNAVSLFLFVGVCLGVGYVALTAPQRPRVAQLCFLLVAGFLLTNKVWSPQYSLWLVPLAVLAFPHRRILLAWMTIDALVWVPRMYYYLGVGNKGLPEQWFTATVLVRDVAVVAICVLIVRQIYRPEHDLVRRGGVDDPVGGVLDGARDKLPLWMPDRLRPYDRREDPADDDQLAPR; encoded by the coding sequence ATGGTGCGCCAGCTGTCGCGGCTGGTCGGTGGGCCGCTGGGCCGGCACGCCCTGGTCGGCCGGGAGACGTTCCTGACCCCGATGCGGGTGCTGTTGCTGCTGGGCGTCGTCTTCCTCGCGTTGGGCTGGTTCGCGAAGGCGCCGTGTATCCAGCAGGGGCCGGTCGGTGCCGACGGCGCGCTCGGCCTGGACTGGAGCGGGAGTCGCCAGTACGTGGCGATGTGCTACTCGGACACCGTTCCGCTGTACGGCGCCGAACGGCTGGACCAGGGAGCCTTCCCGTACAAGAAGTCGTGGGAGGAGACCTCCTCGGACGGCCACGTCCAGGTGCGGTACATGGAGTATCCGGTGCTGTCCGGGCTCTACCAGTACGGCTCGATGGTGGTGGCCAAGGCGTGGGACGCGGTGCCCTGGCTGCCGGGCGCGTTGCAGGTCGTGATCTATTTCAACGTCGTCGCACTGGGGTTGTCCCTCGCCTGGCTGGTGACCCTGTGGTCCACCGCTCTCCTGGCCGGTCGCCGCGTCTGGGATGCCGCGCTGGTCGCCTGCTCACCACTGGTGATCGTGCACGCGTTCACCAACTTCGACCCGCTCGCCACGGCGTTCGCTGCCGGTGGCCTGTTGGCGTGGGCCCGGAAGCGGCCGGTCCTGGCGGGCGTGCTCCTCGGGCTCGGCGGCGCGGCGAAGCTGTACCCGCTCCTGCTGCTCGGGCCCTTGCTGGTGCTCTGTCTCCGGGTCGGCCGCGTCCGGGACTGGACGCGCACGGCGCTCGGTGCGGTCGCCGGATGGCTCGCGGTGAATCTGCCGATCGCCGTGTTGTTCCCGCGGGGTTGGGCGGAGTTCCTCCGGCTCAATTCCGAGCGTGGCGCCGACCCGGATTCGATCTACAACGTCCTCTCGTCCTTCACCGGCTGGGCGGGATTCGACGGTCCCCTCGCACACGGTGAGGCCCCCACGATCCTCAACGCGGTGTCGTTGTTCCTGTTCGTCGGCGTGTGTCTGGGCGTCGGCTACGTCGCGTTGACCGCGCCGCAGCGGCCACGGGTGGCGCAGCTGTGCTTCCTCCTGGTCGCCGGGTTCCTGCTCACCAACAAGGTGTGGAGCCCGCAGTACTCGCTGTGGTTGGTCCCGCTCGCCGTGCTCGCCTTCCCGCACCGGCGGATCCTGTTGGCCTGGATGACGATCGACGCCCTGGTGTGGGTTCCGCGGATGTACTACTACCTCGGGGTGGGAAACAAGGGACTGCCCGAACAGTGGTTCACGGCAACGGTTCTGGTGCGCGATGTCGCGGTCGTCGCGATCTGCGTGCTGATCGTCCGCCAGATCTACCGTCCGGAACACGATCTGGTGCGCCGCGGCGGCGTCGACGATCCCGTCGGTGGTGTGCTCGACGGGGCCCGCGACAAGTTGCCCCTGTGGATGCCGGACCGGCTGCGCCCGTACGACAGACGAGAGGACCCGGCCGACGACGACCAGCTGGCGCCCCGCTAG
- the rpsF gene encoding 30S ribosomal protein S6 has translation MRHYELMVILDPSLDERTVAPSLDTFLNVVRQDGGKIDKVDVWGKRRLAYEIAKHSEGIYAVVDISATPATVNELDRQLGLNESVLRTKVLRHEK, from the coding sequence ATGCGTCATTACGAATTGATGGTCATCCTGGACCCCAGCTTGGACGAGCGCACTGTCGCTCCCTCGCTGGACACGTTCCTCAACGTCGTTCGCCAGGACGGCGGCAAGATCGACAAGGTCGACGTCTGGGGCAAGCGCCGTCTGGCCTACGAGATCGCCAAGCACAGCGAAGGCATCTACGCGGTGGTCGACATCAGCGCCACGCCTGCCACGGTCAACGAGCTCGATCGTCAGCTCGGCCTGAACGAGTCGGTGCTGCGCACCAAGGTTCTGCGCCACGAGAAGTGA
- a CDS encoding single-stranded DNA-binding protein: MAGDTVITVVGNLTADPELRFTPAGAAVANFTVASTPRMFDRQTNEWKDGEALFLRCNIWREAAENVAESLTRGSRVIVQGRLKQRSYETREGEKRTVVELEVDEIGPSLRYATAKVNKANRSGGGGGGFSGGSGGGRPQQQAAGGFAGDDPWGSAPQASGSFGGGGAANDEPPF, from the coding sequence ATGGCAGGCGACACCGTCATCACCGTCGTTGGAAATCTGACGGCTGATCCGGAACTGCGCTTCACCCCCGCGGGTGCGGCGGTTGCGAACTTCACGGTCGCATCCACCCCCCGCATGTTCGACCGTCAGACCAACGAGTGGAAAGACGGCGAGGCCCTCTTCTTGCGCTGCAACATCTGGCGCGAGGCGGCCGAGAACGTGGCCGAGAGCCTCACCCGCGGATCACGCGTGATCGTGCAGGGTCGGCTCAAGCAGCGTTCGTACGAGACGCGTGAGGGTGAGAAGCGCACTGTCGTCGAGCTCGAGGTCGACGAGATCGGCCCTTCGCTCCGCTACGCGACGGCCAAGGTGAACAAGGCCAATCGCAGTGGCGGCGGCGGTGGAGGTTTCTCCGGCGGATCGGGCGGCGGGCGCCCGCAGCAGCAGGCAGCCGGCGGATTCGCGGGAGACGACCCGTGGGGCAGTGCCCCGCAGGCGTCGGGCTCCTTCGGTGGCGGCGGCGCTGCGAACGACGAGCCCCCGTTCTGA
- a CDS encoding DUF1707 SHOCT-like domain-containing protein, which produces MARTPQPRTRARDIDRVNVCNRLDAAYAEGMLAADEYHDRLALARTATTLATLAELVRDLQDPEASPLVPAPADIPPPRTSRRRTLIAAAGAVVVIGAVGTIGLLRTGDGPEAAGPSVLEPADLPAPAAAVDGDTVTDAASVTVDTLTVDGATGFRERYRAEFGDVVAHDLALYPSYAIVSRPDPERRDRLDVYEFVGEFTATSGRTRGAGTAPIDLDAVDVAGLIAAVEQAPATIGVPDGAVRHVLLADSGTPAASIYAYDAAGVRGGYVRTDLSGNVVQVVPAP; this is translated from the coding sequence GTGGCCAGGACACCGCAACCGCGTACGCGTGCCCGCGACATCGACCGGGTGAACGTGTGCAACCGGCTGGACGCCGCCTACGCCGAGGGCATGCTCGCCGCGGACGAGTACCACGACCGGCTGGCGCTGGCCCGGACGGCGACCACGCTGGCCACGCTCGCGGAACTGGTCCGCGACCTGCAGGATCCGGAAGCCTCCCCACTCGTGCCCGCACCTGCCGACATCCCGCCGCCACGGACGTCGAGGCGCCGGACGCTGATCGCCGCCGCGGGCGCCGTCGTCGTGATCGGCGCGGTCGGGACGATCGGCCTGCTCCGCACCGGCGACGGGCCGGAGGCGGCAGGCCCGTCGGTGCTCGAGCCCGCAGACCTGCCCGCGCCGGCGGCGGCCGTCGACGGTGACACGGTCACGGACGCTGCGTCGGTGACCGTGGACACCCTGACCGTCGACGGGGCGACCGGGTTCCGCGAGCGGTACCGGGCCGAGTTCGGCGACGTCGTCGCCCACGATCTCGCGCTGTACCCGAGCTACGCGATCGTGAGCCGCCCGGATCCGGAGAGGCGGGACCGGTTGGACGTGTACGAGTTCGTCGGCGAGTTCACCGCGACGAGCGGACGCACCCGCGGCGCAGGAACCGCCCCGATCGATCTCGATGCGGTGGACGTCGCCGGCCTGATCGCCGCGGTCGAGCAGGCCCCGGCGACGATCGGGGTTCCGGACGGCGCGGTCCGGCACGTCCTGCTCGCCGACAGCGGCACCCCGGCGGCCAGCATCTATGCCTACGATGCCGCGGGCGTCCGGGGCGGATACGTACGTACGGACCTCTCCGGCAACGTGGTGCAGGTCGTTCCCGCGCCCTGA
- the dnaB gene encoding replicative DNA helicase — MAVVDDRGHSEYAPEPDSGEEFGRQPPNDMAAEQSVLGGMLLSKDAIADVLEVLRPGDFYRPAHQSVYDAVLDLYSRGEPADPVTVSAELDRRGELRRIGGAPYLVTLTQTVPTAANAGYYAEIVAEKAILRRLVDAGTRIVQYGYTGADGQDVAEVVDRAQAEIFEVTERRTTEDFVPLEELLQPTMDEIDSIASRGGISLGVPTGFAELDEVTNGLHPGQMIIVAARPGVGKSTLGMDFLRSCSVKHGMASVMFSLEMGKTEIVMRLLSAEAKIKLGDMRSGRMSDDDWTKLARRMSEISEAPLYIDDSPNLTMMEIRAKARRLKQKHDIKLIVVDYLQLMTSGKKVESRQQEVSEFSRSLKLLAKELEVPVVAICQLNRGPEQRTDKKPMVSDLRESGSLEQDADMVILLHRPDAFERDDPRGGEADLILGKHRNGPTATITVAHQLHLSKFVDMARG; from the coding sequence GTGGCGGTTGTAGACGATCGGGGTCACTCGGAGTACGCGCCCGAGCCGGATTCCGGTGAGGAGTTCGGCCGGCAGCCTCCGAACGACATGGCGGCCGAGCAGTCGGTGCTCGGCGGCATGCTGCTGAGCAAGGACGCCATCGCGGACGTCCTCGAGGTGCTGCGGCCCGGGGATTTCTACCGTCCCGCCCACCAGTCGGTGTACGACGCAGTTCTGGATCTCTACAGCCGCGGCGAGCCGGCGGACCCGGTCACCGTGTCCGCGGAGCTCGATCGTCGCGGCGAGCTCCGCCGCATCGGCGGTGCCCCCTATCTGGTCACGCTGACGCAGACGGTGCCGACGGCGGCCAACGCCGGCTACTACGCCGAGATCGTGGCGGAGAAGGCCATCCTGCGCCGTCTGGTCGACGCGGGTACCCGCATCGTCCAGTACGGCTACACGGGCGCCGACGGCCAGGACGTCGCCGAGGTGGTGGACCGGGCGCAGGCGGAGATCTTCGAGGTCACCGAGCGCCGCACCACCGAGGACTTCGTTCCGCTGGAGGAGCTGCTGCAGCCGACGATGGACGAGATCGACTCCATCGCCAGCCGCGGCGGCATCTCCCTCGGCGTGCCCACCGGTTTCGCGGAGCTCGACGAGGTCACCAACGGCCTCCATCCGGGGCAGATGATCATCGTCGCGGCGAGACCTGGTGTGGGCAAATCCACGCTGGGAATGGACTTCTTGCGTTCCTGCTCGGTCAAACACGGCATGGCCAGCGTCATGTTCTCGCTCGAGATGGGCAAGACAGAGATCGTCATGCGATTACTATCTGCCGAGGCGAAAATCAAACTGGGCGATATGCGTTCGGGTCGTATGTCGGACGACGACTGGACCAAGCTGGCGCGCCGGATGAGCGAGATCAGCGAGGCGCCGCTGTACATCGACGACTCGCCCAACCTGACGATGATGGAAATCCGCGCCAAGGCAAGGCGTTTGAAACAGAAGCACGACATCAAACTGATCGTCGTGGACTACCTGCAGCTGATGACGTCCGGCAAGAAGGTCGAGTCACGTCAGCAGGAGGTCTCCGAATTCTCGCGTAGCCTCAAGCTTCTCGCGAAGGAACTCGAGGTTCCGGTGGTGGCGATCTGTCAGCTCAACCGTGGCCCGGAGCAGCGCACCGACAAGAAGCCGATGGTGTCTGACCTGCGTGAGTCCGGCTCCCTCGAGCAGGACGCCGACATGGTCATCCTGCTGCACCGCCCAGATGCGTTCGAGCGGGACGACCCCCGCGGCGGCGAGGCCGACCTGATTCTCGGCAAGCACCGTAACGGGCCCACCGCGACCATCACCGTGGCGCACCAGCTGCATCTGTCGAAGTTCGTGGACATGGCGCGGGGCTGA
- a CDS encoding transglycosylase domain-containing protein, whose translation MVVPILLFMVAYIVQDVPRPGDLKTNQVSTILAADGTSVISRVVPPEGNRTEVDLDLIPEHVRNAVLAAEDRDFYSNPGFSISGFGRAARDNVLGRDSAGGGSTITQQYVKTSMVGSERTMTRKMKELVISSKMAREWSKDDILAAYLNTIYFGRGAYGIAAASKAYFDKPVEALTVEEGAVLASSIQLPSLLDPETNPDGAQARWNYVLDGMVTAGTLDAAARPTLQYPAFLPLAQVDNGDSASGPEGHIRNQVLRELADEGVSEQLMNTEGLQITTTIDPAKQEAAVDAARSNLQGEPDSLRTAVVSVDPNTGGVVAYYGGEDGIGYDFANAGLQTGSSFKVFGLAAALDQGIPLSQMYDSSPLTVNGISIGNVEGESCGQCTIAEALKRSLNTSFYRQMLDLDGGPQAVADMAHLAGIPKEIPGVGATLTEPNGAGPNNGIVLGQYQSRPLDMASAYATLAASGTYRAPHFVQRVVTSDGTVLLDRGADPGEQRIDAAVADNVTAAAEPIAAYSRNHGLAGGRPSASKTGTAQLGDTGENKDAWMVGYTPSLSTAVWVGTEEGQALRNVYGGKIYGSGLPSDIWKDAMDGALQGTPVERFPKPGSIAGQAGVPSYSAPAPTSTPEPEENPLQLPTDIVPPVVVTPRPVEILPGVTIPLPGLAPRPETPAEPQQPVPGGTPGDGGAGGGTDPGAGGAGQGAPGNQQVVPGR comes from the coding sequence ATGGTGGTGCCGATCCTGCTGTTCATGGTCGCCTACATCGTCCAGGACGTTCCCCGTCCCGGCGACCTGAAGACGAACCAGGTGTCGACCATCCTCGCCGCGGACGGGACGTCCGTGATCAGCCGGGTCGTGCCGCCGGAGGGCAACCGCACCGAGGTGGACCTGGACCTGATCCCCGAGCACGTGCGTAACGCCGTGCTCGCGGCGGAGGACCGGGACTTCTACTCGAACCCCGGCTTCTCCATCAGCGGGTTCGGGCGAGCCGCCCGGGACAACGTCCTCGGTCGGGACAGCGCGGGCGGTGGCTCGACCATCACTCAGCAGTACGTGAAGACGTCGATGGTCGGTTCCGAGCGGACGATGACCCGCAAGATGAAGGAACTGGTCATCTCGTCGAAGATGGCGCGCGAGTGGTCGAAGGACGACATCCTCGCCGCGTATCTCAACACCATCTACTTCGGCCGGGGTGCCTACGGCATCGCCGCAGCGTCGAAGGCGTACTTCGACAAGCCGGTCGAGGCCCTGACGGTCGAGGAGGGCGCGGTGCTCGCGTCGTCGATCCAGCTGCCGTCGCTGCTCGATCCGGAGACGAACCCGGACGGTGCCCAGGCCCGCTGGAACTACGTCCTCGACGGCATGGTGACCGCGGGCACGCTCGACGCCGCGGCGCGGCCGACCCTGCAGTACCCGGCGTTTCTACCGCTCGCGCAGGTGGACAACGGCGACTCGGCGTCCGGCCCCGAGGGGCACATCCGCAACCAGGTGCTGCGCGAACTGGCCGACGAGGGCGTCAGCGAGCAGCTGATGAACACCGAGGGCCTGCAGATCACCACCACGATCGACCCGGCCAAGCAGGAGGCAGCGGTCGATGCGGCACGGTCCAACCTGCAGGGTGAGCCGGACTCGCTGCGCACGGCGGTCGTCTCGGTGGACCCGAACACCGGCGGCGTGGTCGCGTACTACGGCGGCGAGGACGGCATCGGATACGACTTCGCCAACGCCGGCCTGCAGACCGGCTCGTCGTTCAAGGTGTTCGGTCTGGCCGCGGCGCTCGACCAGGGCATCCCGCTCTCGCAGATGTACGACAGCAGCCCACTGACCGTCAACGGCATCAGCATCGGCAACGTCGAGGGCGAGAGTTGCGGCCAGTGCACCATCGCCGAGGCGCTCAAGCGGTCGCTGAACACCAGTTTCTACCGCCAGATGCTCGACCTCGACGGCGGTCCGCAGGCCGTGGCCGACATGGCGCATCTCGCCGGTATCCCGAAGGAGATCCCCGGCGTCGGCGCGACCCTCACCGAGCCGAACGGGGCGGGCCCGAACAACGGCATCGTGCTGGGCCAGTACCAGTCCCGTCCCCTGGACATGGCCTCGGCGTACGCCACGCTGGCGGCGTCCGGCACCTACCGGGCACCGCACTTCGTGCAGCGCGTGGTGACCTCGGACGGCACCGTGCTCCTCGACCGCGGTGCGGACCCGGGTGAGCAGCGGATCGACGCGGCCGTGGCCGACAACGTGACCGCCGCGGCCGAACCGATTGCCGCGTACTCACGCAACCACGGCCTGGCCGGTGGCCGGCCGTCGGCGAGCAAGACCGGAACGGCCCAGCTCGGCGACACCGGCGAGAACAAGGACGCCTGGATGGTCGGCTACACGCCGTCGCTGTCCACGGCGGTCTGGGTCGGCACCGAGGAGGGCCAGGCCCTGCGCAACGTCTACGGCGGCAAGATCTACGGTTCGGGCCTGCCGTCGGACATCTGGAAGGACGCGATGGACGGCGCCCTTCAGGGCACCCCCGTCGAGAGGTTCCCCAAGCCGGGGTCGATCGCGGGCCAGGCCGGTGTGCCGAGCTACAGCGCGCCCGCACCGACGTCGACGCCCGAGCCGGAGGAGAACCCGCTGCAGTTGCCGACGGATATCGTCCCGCCGGTAGTGGTGACGCCACGGCCGGTGGAGATTCTTCCCGGTGTGACCATTCCCCTGCCGGGTCTGGCCCCACGCCCGGAGACCCCCGCCGAGCCGCAGCAGCCGGTCCCCGGGGGAACTCCCGGTGACGGAGGTGCCGGTGGCGGAACGGATCCGGGTGCGGGCGGTGCCGGACAGGGTGCACCGGGTAACCAGCAGGTGGTTCCCGGCCGGTAG
- a CDS encoding DUF5318 domain-containing protein, with product MRIQRQVVDYALQRRSLLAAVRAGRTGVAEVCDASPYLLRAAKFHGKGTDVMCPICRKEQLTLVSWVFGEKLGTVSGSARTAEELVRLAATEEEFSVHVVEVCRTCSWNHLVQSYVLGSLPKPKRPRGSSRARPPGRRTASE from the coding sequence GTGCGAATACAGCGGCAGGTCGTGGACTACGCGCTCCAGCGGCGGTCGCTGCTGGCCGCGGTCCGGGCCGGCAGGACGGGCGTCGCCGAGGTGTGTGACGCAAGTCCCTATCTGCTGCGCGCGGCCAAATTCCACGGTAAGGGCACCGACGTCATGTGTCCGATCTGCCGCAAGGAGCAATTGACTCTCGTCTCCTGGGTTTTCGGCGAGAAGCTGGGTACAGTGTCGGGTTCGGCCCGTACGGCCGAGGAACTGGTCCGGCTCGCGGCCACCGAGGAGGAGTTCTCGGTGCACGTGGTCGAGGTGTGCCGGACCTGCAGTTGGAACCACCTGGTGCAGTCCTACGTGCTCGGTTCCCTGCCCAAGCCGAAGCGACCACGCGGCTCGTCACGAGCGCGGCCACCCGGCCGCCGCACCGCGAGCGAGTGA
- a CDS encoding DIP1984 family protein, which produces MVASRELAEALAERGELARRIEQLQSRIVANARFQEGEAPAENAAALLAEFDEAVGRVELLVGRINRTNATAPLGDRTLTEALSRREALRTRHKAISAAADAASGARHGYQRQLRSELAYVAALPVAELRRTADDLSRQLREIDLEIQRANWEVDLVD; this is translated from the coding sequence ATCGTCGCTTCCCGTGAACTTGCAGAAGCACTCGCCGAGCGAGGTGAGTTGGCACGCCGTATCGAACAGTTGCAGTCCCGGATCGTCGCCAACGCGCGCTTCCAGGAGGGTGAGGCACCGGCCGAGAACGCCGCGGCCCTGCTCGCCGAGTTCGACGAGGCGGTCGGCCGCGTCGAACTCCTGGTCGGCCGCATCAACCGGACGAACGCCACGGCACCGCTCGGCGACCGCACCCTCACCGAGGCGCTCTCGCGGCGAGAAGCGTTGCGCACCCGCCACAAGGCGATCAGTGCGGCTGCCGACGCCGCCTCCGGCGCCCGGCACGGTTACCAACGTCAGTTGCGATCCGAACTCGCCTACGTCGCCGCACTGCCGGTGGCCGAACTGCGGCGCACTGCCGACGACCTGTCACGGCAACTACGGGAGATCGACCTGGAGATCCAGCGAGCGAACTGGGAGGTCGACCTGGTCGACTGA
- the rpsR gene encoding 30S ribosomal protein S18: protein MPKPQLRDKVIKKKVCTFCKEKDTQIDYKDTTLLRKYVSDRGKIRARRVTGNCVQHQRDVAMAVKNSREVALLPYATSAR, encoded by the coding sequence ATGCCGAAGCCGCAGCTACGCGACAAGGTAATCAAGAAAAAGGTCTGCACCTTCTGCAAGGAGAAGGACACGCAGATCGACTACAAGGACACGACGCTGCTGCGCAAGTACGTCAGCGACCGCGGAAAGATCCGTGCCCGTCGTGTCACCGGCAACTGCGTCCAGCATCAGCGCGACGTTGCCATGGCCGTCAAGAACTCTCGTGAGGTTGCGCTGCTGCCTTACGCCACCTCGGCTCGCTAA